The sequence CACTATTACTGTCTATTACGAAATCCGTGAAGGTGAAAAAACTAGAACCCAGTTCTTTAGAGGTGTTGTAATCCAAGTGAAAGGAACAGGTATTACCAAAACTTTTACAATCCGAAAAATGAGCGGTACTGTAGGTGTGGAACGTATCTTCCCACTTAATATGCCAGCTCTACAAAAAATTGAGATCAATAAAAAAGGTAGCGTGCGTAGAGCTCGTATTTACTACTTTAGAGGTCTTACTGGAAAGAAAGCTCGTATCAAAGAAAAACGTTCATAACTCATTCTTTGTTGAAAACTCTCAAAAGCCCTGTATTTGCAGGGCTTTTTTTATGAACAATTGTTGATAA comes from Aequorivita sublithincola DSM 14238 and encodes:
- the rplS gene encoding 50S ribosomal protein L19; protein product: MEALIKFVQDEFVTKKEFPEFGAGDTITVYYEIREGEKTRTQFFRGVVIQVKGTGITKTFTIRKMSGTVGVERIFPLNMPALQKIEINKKGSVRRARIYYFRGLTGKKARIKEKRS